One window of Gemmobacter aquarius genomic DNA carries:
- a CDS encoding xanthine dehydrogenase family protein molybdopterin-binding subunit, with amino-acid sequence MGTVMKIARRGFLFGSVAILGGVAFGWWKFATPYGNPVAGGLNPYVMIDGTGVTIIAPRAEMGQGVHTTLAALVAEEMDLTLEQVRVIHGPASAAYYNSAVLGEGVPFAPTDTGWLAEAVRGAMEVPAKFLGLQITGGSSSVPDAFDKMRLAGAAARSALVQAAAGRLGVPVGELRTEGGFVIAPDGTRLGYVDLAEAAAGVTLESEPVLKDRAEWTLLGKSQPRVDAVAKSTGAAVYTADLRLPGMLYATVRTNPRLGGAVKGYDASVAEGMAGVVKVVPVDGGAAVIARTTWQAMQAAGAIAFDWGDAPYPATSAELGAVLAASFTEERRDSVNRDDGDVDRALVGDVFEVAYSVPYLAHATMEPMTAAALLKDGALTVWAGHQLPTQILVEGAALTGLPAEAVTVNTMLMGGGFGRRAEMDVIRQVIALAKAVEGQPVLLTWSREEDMTHDGYRPAALARVRAKLDGGKIAAFDFATCSSSVVESQAGRLGYSVPGPDGAIVQGAWEQPYRFAHHRVTGYRAPAMVPVGSWRSVGASQNAFFHESAVDELAHLAGVDPVAFRLGQIDHGPSRKVIEAVAEMSDWGTRRAGRAKGIAFCMSFGVPVAEVIEVEETAAGLRMTGAWAAADVGIALDPGNIEAQVSGAMVYGLSAAIRGEITFADGMAEQSTFWDFEPLRMPQCPPIAVRVLEGLERIRGIGEPGLPPAAPALANAIFALTGQRIRELPLGKAVGFA; translated from the coding sequence ATGGGAACGGTGATGAAGATCGCGCGGCGCGGGTTCCTGTTCGGGTCGGTGGCGATATTGGGCGGTGTGGCGTTCGGCTGGTGGAAGTTTGCGACGCCCTACGGCAACCCAGTTGCGGGCGGGTTGAACCCTTACGTGATGATCGACGGCACGGGGGTGACGATCATCGCACCGAGGGCCGAGATGGGGCAGGGGGTGCATACGACGCTGGCAGCACTGGTGGCCGAGGAGATGGACCTGACGCTGGAGCAGGTGCGGGTGATCCATGGGCCTGCGTCGGCGGCTTATTACAACAGCGCGGTCTTGGGCGAGGGTGTGCCCTTTGCGCCGACCGATACGGGTTGGCTGGCGGAAGCGGTGCGCGGGGCGATGGAGGTTCCGGCGAAGTTTCTGGGGTTGCAGATTACGGGCGGGTCATCTTCGGTGCCGGATGCGTTCGACAAGATGCGGCTGGCGGGGGCTGCGGCGCGGTCTGCGCTGGTGCAGGCGGCGGCTGGGCGGCTGGGAGTTCCGGTCGGGGAGTTGCGGACCGAGGGCGGGTTTGTGATTGCGCCGGACGGGACGCGGTTGGGCTATGTGGACCTGGCCGAGGCGGCGGCGGGGGTGACGCTGGAGAGCGAGCCGGTGCTGAAGGATCGGGCGGAGTGGACGTTGCTTGGCAAGTCGCAGCCTCGGGTCGATGCGGTGGCGAAATCGACGGGGGCTGCGGTTTATACGGCCGATTTGCGCTTGCCGGGGATGCTTTATGCGACGGTGCGGACCAATCCGCGCTTGGGCGGGGCGGTGAAGGGATATGATGCGAGCGTCGCCGAGGGGATGGCGGGGGTGGTAAAGGTGGTTCCCGTGGATGGCGGGGCTGCGGTGATTGCGCGGACCACGTGGCAGGCGATGCAGGCGGCGGGGGCGATTGCGTTCGACTGGGGGGATGCGCCCTATCCGGCGACGAGTGCAGAGTTGGGGGCGGTTCTGGCGGCGAGCTTTACCGAGGAACGGCGGGATTCGGTGAACCGTGATGACGGAGATGTGGACCGGGCGCTGGTGGGGGATGTGTTCGAGGTGGCTTATTCCGTGCCCTATCTTGCCCATGCGACGATGGAGCCGATGACGGCGGCGGCTTTGCTGAAGGACGGCGCTTTGACCGTCTGGGCGGGGCATCAACTGCCGACGCAGATCTTGGTTGAAGGGGCGGCGCTGACCGGGTTGCCGGCTGAGGCGGTGACGGTCAATACCATGCTGATGGGGGGCGGGTTCGGGCGGCGGGCCGAGATGGATGTGATCCGGCAGGTGATCGCGCTGGCCAAAGCGGTCGAGGGGCAGCCGGTGCTTTTGACCTGGAGCCGCGAGGAGGACATGACGCATGACGGCTATCGTCCGGCGGCGCTGGCACGGGTGCGGGCAAAGCTGGACGGGGGGAAGATCGCGGCGTTCGATTTTGCGACCTGTTCTTCTTCGGTTGTGGAAAGTCAGGCTGGGCGGTTGGGGTATTCGGTTCCCGGGCCTGACGGGGCGATTGTGCAGGGCGCGTGGGAGCAACCCTACCGTTTCGCGCATCATCGGGTGACGGGGTATCGCGCGCCGGCGATGGTGCCGGTGGGGTCTTGGCGGTCGGTCGGTGCTTCGCAGAACGCGTTTTTCCACGAGAGTGCGGTGGATGAATTGGCGCATCTGGCGGGGGTCGATCCGGTGGCGTTCCGGCTGGGGCAGATCGACCATGGCCCTAGCCGCAAGGTGATCGAGGCGGTGGCCGAGATGTCGGATTGGGGGACGCGTCGGGCGGGACGGGCCAAGGGGATTGCGTTTTGCATGAGCTTTGGCGTGCCGGTGGCCGAGGTGATCGAGGTCGAGGAAACGGCGGCAGGGCTGCGGATGACGGGGGCATGGGCGGCGGCGGATGTGGGGATCGCGCTGGACCCCGGCAATATCGAGGCGCAGGTTTCCGGGGCGATGGTTTACGGGCTGTCGGCGGCGATACGGGGCGAGATCACCTTTGCGGATGGCATGGCCGAGCAATCGACGTTCTGGGATTTCGAGCCGCTGCGGATGCCGCAGTGTCCGCCGATTGCGGTGCGGGTACTGGAGGGGCTGGAGCGGATACGGGGGATCGGCGAGCCGGGGTTGCCGCCTGCGGCGCCCGCGCTGGCCAATGCGATATTCGCGTTGACGGGGCAGCGGATCAGGGAGTTGCCCTTGGGCAAGGCGGTGGGTTTTGCCTGA
- a CDS encoding zinc-dependent alcohol dehydrogenase, translated as MQALTFQGKGKVTCEEVPDPKIENAGDVVIKVTSCAICGSDLHIYDGVMPHMHHGDVLGHETMGEVVEVGADVTKLRVGDRVVVPFTIACGECFFCKRGLFSGCERSNPDREVAKKYWKNSPAGLFGYSHMLGGYAGGQAEYLRVPYADVGPIKVPGGMTDDQALFLSDIFPTGYMAAEHCDIRQGDTIAVWGCGPVGQMAIRSAFLLGAERVFAIDCVPERLTMAAEAGAECINFRDCDVVDVILQRTGGRGADGCIDAVGTEPSAMTSVDAMIDQVKVLTYIGTDRPVVLRQAIHACRNWGVVSVVGVYGGYIDKFPFGSAMNRGITIKTGQTPVQRYLPLLLDHIVEGRFDPTFVITHKGKLEDGPDLYRAFRDKLGGCVKVVLQP; from the coding sequence ATGCAGGCATTGACCTTTCAAGGCAAGGGCAAGGTGACATGCGAAGAAGTGCCCGACCCGAAGATCGAGAACGCGGGGGATGTGGTGATCAAGGTCACGTCCTGCGCGATCTGCGGGTCGGACCTGCATATCTATGACGGGGTAATGCCGCATATGCACCATGGCGATGTGCTGGGGCACGAGACCATGGGCGAGGTGGTCGAGGTCGGCGCGGATGTGACCAAGCTGCGCGTGGGCGACCGTGTGGTGGTGCCGTTTACCATCGCTTGCGGCGAATGCTTCTTTTGCAAGCGGGGGCTGTTTTCGGGGTGCGAGCGCAGCAACCCCGACCGCGAGGTCGCAAAGAAATACTGGAAAAATTCGCCCGCCGGGCTGTTCGGTTATTCCCATATGCTGGGCGGATATGCAGGGGGGCAGGCGGAATATCTGCGGGTGCCTTATGCCGATGTGGGGCCGATCAAGGTGCCGGGCGGCATGACGGACGATCAGGCGCTGTTCCTGTCGGACATCTTCCCGACGGGATACATGGCAGCCGAGCATTGCGACATTCGCCAAGGCGACACGATCGCGGTCTGGGGCTGCGGGCCGGTGGGGCAGATGGCGATCCGGTCGGCTTTCCTGCTGGGGGCCGAGCGGGTGTTTGCCATCGACTGCGTGCCCGAGCGGCTGACCATGGCCGCCGAGGCGGGGGCGGAGTGCATCAACTTTCGTGACTGCGACGTGGTCGACGTGATCCTGCAGCGGACCGGCGGGCGCGGGGCCGACGGGTGCATCGACGCGGTCGGGACGGAGCCGAGTGCGATGACGAGCGTGGATGCGATGATCGATCAGGTGAAGGTGCTGACCTATATAGGCACCGACCGCCCCGTGGTGTTGCGCCAGGCGATCCATGCGTGCCGGAACTGGGGGGTGGTTTCGGTGGTCGGGGTTTACGGCGGCTATATCGACAAGTTCCCCTTTGGATCGGCGATGAACCGCGGGATCACCATCAAGACAGGTCAGACGCCGGTGCAGCGGTATCTGCCGCTGCTGCTGGACCATATCGTGGAAGGGCGGTTCGATCCGACCTTTGTGATTACCCACAAGGGGAAGCTCGAGGATGGGCCGGACCTGTATCGGGCGTTTCGCGACAAGCTGGGCGGTTGTGTGAAGGTGGTTTTGCAGCCATGA
- a CDS encoding TetR/AcrR family transcriptional regulator, translating to MTNDRLDSILDAAFQAFATYGYRRTAMDDIARGAGLSRTALYLHFKNKEDIFRSLAARYFNEALRDMAAALAKDQPLEQALLAAFIAKDGKFMEVVLTTPHGEELMDAGFSVTGDLAAAGEAKMTALLADHLASRPLPQGIGTPKQLAETIVTAVKGLKSSAKTLADYREGQAMLARLFARALSL from the coding sequence ATGACCAACGACCGTCTCGACAGCATCCTCGATGCCGCCTTTCAGGCATTTGCCACCTATGGCTACCGCCGCACCGCGATGGACGACATAGCGCGTGGCGCGGGTCTGTCCCGAACCGCGCTCTATCTGCATTTCAAGAACAAGGAAGACATCTTCCGCAGCCTCGCCGCCCGCTATTTCAACGAGGCGCTCCGCGACATGGCCGCAGCCCTCGCCAAGGACCAGCCCCTCGAACAAGCCCTGCTTGCGGCCTTCATCGCCAAAGACGGAAAATTCATGGAAGTGGTGCTCACCACCCCCCATGGCGAAGAACTGATGGACGCAGGCTTTTCCGTAACCGGCGATCTTGCGGCAGCGGGCGAGGCGAAGATGACAGCCCTTCTTGCCGACCATCTGGCCAGCCGCCCCCTGCCCCAAGGCATCGGAACGCCAAAGCAACTCGCCGAAACCATCGTTACGGCGGTCAAGGGCCTGAAATCCTCGGCAAAAACGCTGGCCGACTATCGCGAAGGCCAAGCCATGCTCGCCCGCCTCTTCGCCCGCGCGCTCAGTCTATGA
- a CDS encoding ABC transporter substrate-binding protein has protein sequence MINRRTLLGSMGATAALMGSVTISFGQDTIYIPLVSKGFQHQFWQAVKSGADKAAAELGVEVTFEGPDNETMVDKQIDMLSAALAKQPKAIGFAALDSQAAIPLLKQAQEAGIPVVAFDSGVDSDIPVTTVTTDNLAAAALAADKMAELIGGAGKVALVVHDQTSRTGIDRRDGFVNRMAEAHKDIEIVDIQYGGGDQLQSTEITKAILAANPDIKGIFGANEGSAIGVVNGIKESGAQGVIVIGYDSGAAQKQAIMDGVMAGAITQNPVGMGYETVKAALAATKGEALPKIIDSGFAWWDKSNMDSPEIAAVLYD, from the coding sequence ATGATCAACAGACGCACACTTCTCGGCTCGATGGGCGCAACCGCCGCCCTCATGGGCTCGGTCACCATCAGCTTCGGGCAGGACACCATCTACATCCCGCTCGTGTCCAAAGGCTTCCAGCACCAGTTCTGGCAGGCCGTGAAATCGGGCGCAGACAAGGCCGCCGCCGAACTCGGCGTCGAAGTCACCTTCGAAGGCCCCGACAATGAAACCATGGTCGACAAGCAGATCGACATGCTGTCCGCAGCCCTCGCCAAGCAGCCCAAGGCCATCGGCTTCGCCGCTCTGGACTCTCAGGCCGCAATCCCGCTCCTGAAACAGGCGCAGGAAGCAGGCATCCCCGTCGTCGCCTTCGACTCCGGCGTCGACAGCGACATCCCCGTGACCACCGTCACCACCGACAACCTCGCCGCCGCAGCCCTCGCTGCCGATAAAATGGCCGAACTGATCGGCGGCGCGGGCAAAGTCGCCCTTGTCGTGCACGACCAGACCTCGCGCACCGGCATCGACCGCCGCGACGGCTTCGTGAACCGCATGGCCGAAGCCCACAAGGATATCGAAATCGTCGACATCCAGTACGGCGGCGGCGACCAGCTGCAATCGACCGAGATCACCAAAGCCATCCTCGCCGCCAACCCCGACATCAAGGGCATCTTCGGCGCGAACGAAGGCTCGGCGATCGGTGTCGTCAACGGCATCAAGGAAAGCGGCGCACAGGGCGTGATCGTCATCGGCTACGACTCGGGCGCAGCCCAGAAGCAGGCGATCATGGACGGCGTCATGGCCGGTGCCATCACCCAGAACCCCGTCGGCATGGGCTACGAAACCGTCAAGGCAGCACTCGCCGCGACCAAAGGCGAAGCCCTGCCCAAGATCATCGACTCGGGCTTTGCTTGGTGGGACAAGTCCAACATGGACAGCCCCGAAATCGCAGCCGTGCTCTACGACTGA
- a CDS encoding Hpt domain-containing protein: MDLLDTSVIDDVRDALGDDAYLGFVRRMLSEMRGLGPVLTGLQGDPEALAQAAHRAAGSAVSVGASGLHGRLKAIEDSARAGGDCSALVGGLDAEIDATEAAIGALLA, from the coding sequence ATGGATTTGCTCGATACATCGGTCATCGACGATGTGCGCGACGCATTGGGGGATGACGCCTATCTTGGTTTCGTGCGACGCATGCTTTCCGAGATGCGCGGTCTGGGTCCGGTGCTGACCGGCTTGCAAGGTGACCCCGAAGCCTTGGCGCAGGCGGCGCATCGGGCGGCGGGGTCAGCGGTGTCGGTCGGGGCAAGCGGGCTGCATGGCAGGCTGAAGGCGATCGAGGACAGCGCGCGGGCGGGCGGGGACTGTTCGGCGCTTGTCGGCGGGTTGGACGCCGAGATCGATGCAACCGAAGCGGCCATTGGCGCGTTGCTTGCCTGA
- a CDS encoding (2Fe-2S)-binding protein codes for MAVSFTVNGQARVVDLPPEMPLLWVLREGLDLTGTKFGCGIASCGACTVHLDGAAVRSCQVTLAEVAGASVVTVEGLGQGALHAVQEAWIAAQVAQCGYCQSGQIMQAAALLAENPAPTGDEIDAAMEGNLCRCGTYPRIRAAVQDAAKRLSEV; via the coding sequence ATGGCGGTTTCGTTCACGGTCAACGGGCAGGCGCGGGTGGTCGATCTGCCGCCGGAGATGCCGCTGCTTTGGGTGCTGCGCGAGGGGTTGGACCTGACGGGCACCAAGTTCGGCTGCGGGATCGCGTCTTGTGGCGCTTGCACGGTGCATCTGGACGGGGCGGCGGTGCGGTCTTGTCAGGTGACCTTGGCCGAGGTGGCGGGCGCGTCTGTCGTGACGGTCGAGGGGTTGGGGCAGGGCGCCTTGCACGCGGTGCAGGAGGCGTGGATTGCCGCGCAGGTGGCGCAGTGCGGCTATTGCCAGTCGGGGCAAATCATGCAGGCGGCGGCGCTGTTGGCGGAAAATCCGGCGCCGACCGGGGACGAAATCGACGCGGCGATGGAGGGAAACCTGTGCCGTTGCGGGACATATCCGCGAATCCGTGCCGCTGTTCAGGATGCCGCCAAACGCTTGTCGGAGGTGTGA
- a CDS encoding sensor histidine kinase: protein MTADAVLDDWPRSSGTMANLIRQFDWSASPIGEIPRWPGPLRTAIDVMLSSGFLASVAWGPDLIVFYNDEMAGILDDHHPRLFGQPLLASLPPDRSAVYVDHLARVRRGETVVIDTMHYPRQSNGQSSDAWLSARYLPLRDESGDVAGMMILASDITARKRQEERLAGLYGELQHRTRNLMGVVRSMFEKSLETAPDLPAFAETFRSRLMALARVQGLLAQLDEGDRITFDALLRAELSSLEASASDGPGPRVTLRGPSGIRLRSATVQTFALALHELASNAARHGALSQAAGRLAVDWRLDHRPEGAFLVVDWQETGVSVPPPATAGYGRELIERALPYQLDATSRLTFTPEGITCRIELPLREPVRR, encoded by the coding sequence ATGACGGCAGACGCAGTGCTTGACGACTGGCCCAGAAGTTCCGGCACCATGGCAAATCTGATCCGTCAGTTCGATTGGTCCGCCTCGCCGATCGGTGAAATCCCGCGCTGGCCCGGCCCGTTACGCACGGCCATCGACGTCATGCTATCCTCCGGCTTTCTCGCCTCGGTCGCTTGGGGGCCAGACCTGATCGTCTTTTACAACGACGAAATGGCAGGCATCCTCGACGACCATCACCCCCGCCTCTTCGGCCAGCCGCTCCTCGCATCGCTGCCGCCCGACCGCAGCGCCGTCTACGTCGACCACCTCGCGCGTGTCCGGCGCGGCGAAACCGTGGTCATCGACACGATGCACTACCCGCGCCAGTCAAACGGCCAAAGCTCCGACGCCTGGCTTTCCGCCCGCTACCTGCCGCTGCGCGACGAAAGCGGCGATGTCGCTGGCATGATGATCCTCGCCTCCGACATCACCGCCCGCAAACGGCAGGAAGAACGCCTCGCCGGCCTTTACGGCGAACTCCAGCACCGCACCCGCAACCTGATGGGCGTAGTTCGCTCGATGTTCGAGAAATCGCTGGAAACCGCCCCCGACCTGCCCGCCTTTGCCGAGACCTTCCGCAGCCGCCTCATGGCCCTCGCCCGTGTGCAGGGGCTTCTGGCACAGCTCGACGAAGGCGACCGCATCACCTTCGATGCCTTGCTGCGCGCCGAACTCTCCTCGCTCGAAGCCTCGGCCAGCGACGGCCCCGGTCCCCGCGTCACATTGCGCGGCCCCTCGGGCATCCGCCTGCGCTCGGCCACGGTCCAGACCTTCGCCCTTGCGCTGCACGAACTGGCAAGCAACGCCGCCCGCCACGGCGCCCTTTCACAGGCCGCCGGACGCCTCGCCGTCGACTGGAGACTGGACCACCGCCCCGAAGGCGCGTTTCTCGTGGTGGACTGGCAGGAAACCGGCGTTTCCGTGCCCCCTCCCGCTACGGCGGGATACGGGCGCGAACTGATCGAACGCGCCCTGCCCTACCAACTCGACGCCACGAGCAGACTGACCTTCACCCCCGAAGGCATCACCTGCCGCATCGAATTGCCCTTGCGCGAACCGGTCAGAAGATAA
- a CDS encoding S8 family serine peptidase yields the protein MIRSYRPTDPLLSTQWHLVDIGRLGFTQVDSLAGMERIWADYRGAGVSVGIWDDGVQSGHWDLAANYDATRQITVGGTLNAGQPVAVGDNHGTAVAGLIAADDNGQGGVGVAPDAKITGVRIFGGADDINTQWARYLLTLDNLSRFDVTNHSYGSTPDYFLFADTAKFEASLAAGRGGLGTINVKSAGNHNTDGIGTALDASRATVSVAALTADGQVASYSAYGAHILVSAPAGSVTTDRLGLAGYNTATGGDYTNGFGGTSASAPVTAGVVSLMLDANDRLGWRDVQAILAYSAQATGSLVTGNTSFETSGWRTNGADNWNGGGLHYSNDYGFGMINAHAAVWMAEVWTLMQGGSAVSANEARAVTGTLAVNRAITDNATTSYNFNVGSVVELEHVGLTLTLTHSDWTDLRITLTSPDGTEISVFDGSSGTSATADFGLTYTFGLEGFRGELSNGLWTVRVSDVAAGDSGVLSSVGFTGYGAAETVNDVYHYTDEVLAALARTNGGTRLVLADTDGGKDWIDAAPMWRDLSLDLRAGTTSTLGGMAFLTIAAGAAIENAVGGDGNDTITGNDGDNILVGMRGNDVLLGGAGTDTAWFYGLSSDYAIVDQSGWFSVNSLSGIYGYDALADIEFARFDDMVVNLLAGFTDTVAPVVRAMTPAVGASLVDVGANIVLTFDEAVQAGSGYFVIQGWDGTYLAMGATDGQVSFSGNTVTINPTGLLTAGLSYYVVVSEGAVLDQAQNAVAAWGSATQSAFTTRPAGNMIVGTAANNVLNGTGAADLMQGLAGNDTLSGGAGNDTLHGGTGFDRMSGGPGDDVYSVDSTRDLVSEGANAGFDTVRTVLASYTLGSNVEGVVYEGVDKFTGTGNALGNMLQGGDGNDLLSGLAGSDTIVGGAGADRIIGGAGLDVLYGMAGADTFVFAVRTDSTAAAADVIMDFVQGQDRIDLAMLDGNALLSSRQAFGTQIVTDFTGIAGQLRVSMVDGGVLVQGDVDGNYTADFAIRVFGPTGLLTAGDFIF from the coding sequence ATGATCAGAAGCTACAGACCGACCGATCCGCTGCTGTCGACGCAATGGCATCTGGTCGATATCGGGCGGTTGGGGTTTACCCAAGTCGACAGTCTGGCCGGAATGGAGCGGATCTGGGCGGATTACCGCGGTGCGGGTGTGTCGGTCGGGATCTGGGACGATGGCGTGCAATCGGGCCATTGGGATCTGGCGGCGAATTACGATGCGACGCGGCAGATCACGGTCGGTGGCACGCTGAACGCGGGGCAGCCGGTTGCGGTGGGCGACAATCATGGCACGGCTGTGGCAGGGCTGATCGCTGCGGATGACAACGGACAGGGCGGCGTCGGTGTCGCGCCGGATGCCAAGATCACAGGCGTTAGAATTTTCGGCGGTGCCGATGACATCAACACGCAATGGGCGCGTTATCTGCTGACGCTTGACAACCTGTCGCGGTTCGATGTGACGAACCACAGCTATGGGTCGACGCCCGACTATTTCCTTTTTGCCGATACGGCGAAATTCGAGGCGTCGCTGGCTGCGGGGCGCGGGGGGCTTGGGACGATCAACGTCAAGTCGGCAGGCAACCACAACACCGACGGCATCGGAACTGCGCTTGACGCATCGCGCGCGACGGTTTCGGTTGCCGCGTTGACCGCTGACGGGCAGGTGGCGAGCTATTCTGCCTATGGCGCGCATATTCTGGTTTCGGCGCCTGCGGGATCGGTCACGACCGACCGGCTGGGGCTGGCGGGATACAATACCGCGACGGGTGGCGACTATACGAACGGGTTTGGCGGCACCTCGGCTTCGGCTCCGGTCACGGCGGGGGTCGTGTCCTTGATGCTCGATGCGAATGACCGGCTGGGCTGGCGGGACGTGCAGGCGATTCTGGCCTATTCGGCACAGGCAACCGGCAGTCTGGTGACGGGAAACACTTCCTTCGAGACTTCGGGCTGGCGGACCAATGGCGCTGACAACTGGAACGGCGGCGGGCTGCATTACAGCAACGACTACGGCTTTGGCATGATCAACGCCCATGCGGCGGTGTGGATGGCCGAGGTTTGGACGCTGATGCAGGGCGGATCGGCGGTGTCGGCCAACGAGGCGCGGGCGGTGACGGGGACGCTGGCCGTGAACCGTGCGATCACCGACAATGCCACCACGAGCTACAACTTCAACGTGGGCAGCGTTGTCGAGCTGGAGCATGTCGGGCTGACGTTGACGCTGACGCATTCGGACTGGACCGACCTGCGGATCACGCTGACCTCGCCGGACGGAACCGAGATATCGGTGTTCGACGGAAGTTCGGGCACTTCGGCGACGGCGGATTTCGGGCTGACCTATACCTTCGGTCTGGAGGGGTTCCGCGGCGAGCTGAGCAACGGGCTTTGGACCGTCAGGGTAAGCGATGTGGCGGCGGGCGATTCCGGGGTGCTGAGTTCGGTCGGGTTTACCGGATATGGCGCGGCCGAGACGGTGAACGATGTCTATCACTACACCGACGAGGTGCTGGCGGCGCTTGCGCGCACGAATGGCGGGACGCGGCTGGTGCTGGCCGATACGGATGGCGGCAAAGACTGGATCGACGCGGCGCCGATGTGGCGGGACCTGTCGCTGGACCTGCGGGCCGGGACGACATCGACGCTTGGCGGGATGGCGTTTCTGACAATCGCAGCGGGAGCCGCGATCGAGAACGCGGTGGGCGGTGACGGCAACGACACGATCACCGGCAATGACGGCGACAACATCCTTGTGGGGATGCGCGGCAATGATGTGCTGCTTGGCGGGGCGGGGACGGATACGGCGTGGTTCTACGGGCTGTCGTCGGATTATGCGATCGTCGATCAGAGCGGGTGGTTTTCGGTGAACTCGCTGAGCGGGATTTACGGCTACGACGCGCTGGCAGACATCGAATTCGCGCGGTTCGACGACATGGTGGTCAACCTGCTGGCCGGGTTCACCGACACGGTCGCCCCCGTGGTGCGGGCGATGACGCCGGCGGTCGGAGCGAGCCTTGTCGATGTCGGCGCGAATATCGTGCTGACCTTTGACGAGGCGGTGCAGGCGGGAAGCGGCTATTTCGTGATTCAGGGCTGGGACGGGACCTATCTGGCCATGGGCGCGACGGATGGGCAGGTTTCGTTTTCGGGCAATACCGTGACGATCAACCCCACGGGGCTTTTGACGGCGGGGTTGAGCTATTACGTCGTGGTCAGCGAGGGGGCGGTGCTGGATCAGGCCCAGAACGCGGTTGCTGCATGGGGTTCGGCCACGCAAAGCGCGTTTACCACGCGGCCTGCCGGGAACATGATCGTCGGGACGGCAGCGAACAACGTGCTGAACGGGACCGGCGCCGCCGATCTGATGCAGGGGCTGGCCGGAAACGACACGCTGTCGGGCGGGGCGGGCAATGACACCTTGCACGGCGGGACAGGCTTTGACCGGATGTCGGGCGGGCCGGGGGATGATGTCTATTCCGTCGACTCGACGCGCGATTTGGTGTCCGAGGGCGCGAACGCGGGTTTCGATACCGTGCGGACCGTTCTGGCAAGCTATACGCTGGGTTCGAACGTCGAAGGGGTGGTCTACGAAGGCGTGGACAAGTTCACCGGCACCGGCAATGCGCTGGGGAATATGCTGCAGGGCGGCGATGGCAACGATTTGTTGTCGGGGCTGGCCGGGAGTGACACGATCGTGGGCGGGGCGGGCGCTGACCGGATCATCGGCGGGGCAGGGCTGGATGTGCTTTACGGCATGGCGGGGGCGGATACCTTTGTCTTTGCCGTGCGGACCGATTCCACCGCTGCGGCTGCCGATGTGATCATGGATTTTGTCCAAGGGCAGGATCGGATCGATCTGGCGATGCTGGACGGCAACGCTTTGCTTTCGTCGCGGCAGGCGTTCGGGACGCAGATCGTGACGGATTTCACCGGAATAGCCGGACAATTGCGCGTGTCGATGGTCGATGGCGGCGTGCTGGTGCAGGGCGATGTGGACGGGAATTATACGGCGGATTTCGCGATCAGGGTGTTCGGTCCGACGGGGCTGCTGACGGCGGGCGACTTTATCTTCTGA
- a CDS encoding RcnB family protein, whose amino-acid sequence MKYFSVALVIAASLSAPVFAGNGNGCPPGLAKKAVPCVPPGQAKKWMLGERLPIRTPWYEVRDWERFGLPEPLDGSRYVRVDNDILRVAIATGIVLEALGVID is encoded by the coding sequence ATGAAATATTTTTCCGTTGCGCTGGTGATTGCGGCCAGTCTGTCTGCGCCGGTGTTCGCAGGAAACGGAAACGGGTGCCCGCCGGGGTTGGCGAAGAAGGCGGTGCCTTGCGTTCCGCCGGGGCAGGCGAAGAAGTGGATGCTGGGAGAGCGGTTGCCGATCAGGACACCTTGGTACGAGGTGCGCGACTGGGAGCGGTTCGGCTTGCCGGAGCCGCTGGACGGAAGCCGCTATGTGCGGGTCGACAATGACATTCTGCGGGTGGCGATTGCGACGGGCATCGTGCTGGAAGCGCTTGGCGTCATAGACTGA
- a CDS encoding response regulator produces MDGLRGRRVLIVEDEYLLAEDLRMTLERFGAEVLGPVPSVGEAMATVADNPELDGAVLDMNLRGNMVFPVADMLTARGVPFFFTTGSATSAIPERYVGVMRFEKPFDPDIVAVELGKCLALAMRL; encoded by the coding sequence ATGGACGGGTTGAGGGGGCGGCGGGTTCTGATCGTCGAGGATGAGTATCTGCTGGCGGAAGACCTGCGGATGACGCTGGAGCGTTTCGGGGCCGAGGTTCTGGGGCCGGTGCCTTCGGTGGGCGAGGCGATGGCTACGGTGGCGGACAATCCGGAGCTGGACGGGGCGGTTCTGGATATGAACCTGCGGGGCAACATGGTGTTTCCCGTGGCCGATATGCTGACGGCGCGGGGCGTGCCCTTCTTTTTCACCACGGGCTCTGCGACGTCAGCCATTCCCGAGCGATATGTCGGTGTGATGCGGTTCGAAAAGCCGTTCGACCCCGATATCGTCGCCGTGGAACTGGGGAAATGTCTGGCCTTGGCGATGCGCCTGTGA